From Nocardioides sp. HDW12B, the proteins below share one genomic window:
- a CDS encoding DUF3097 domain-containing protein, translating to MSHDRYGSDVLTDDWRRPKKGRSVDTPAEKGMVVEDATTGFCGEIVKVDRDIGTVTLEDRRNRRKVFPLGPGFHLDGKPVTLRPPVRSGPAAPTRTASGSMAVQGAKARVARASRIYVEGRHDAELVEKVWGEDLRLEGVVVEYLGGVDDLGSHLKDFGPGPGRKVGVLVDHLVAGSKESRIADAVRRGPNGAHVLIVGHPYVDVWQAVKPQRLGLETWPAVPRTMEWKHGICTHLGWPHRTQADVAQAWKRILGTVRSYADLEPALLGRVEELIDFVTTD from the coding sequence ATGTCCCACGACCGCTACGGCTCCGACGTGCTCACCGACGACTGGCGCAGGCCCAAGAAGGGCCGCTCCGTCGACACCCCGGCGGAGAAGGGCATGGTCGTCGAGGACGCCACGACCGGGTTCTGCGGCGAGATCGTCAAGGTCGACCGCGACATCGGCACCGTCACGCTCGAGGACCGGCGCAACCGCCGCAAGGTGTTCCCCCTCGGTCCCGGCTTCCACCTCGACGGCAAGCCCGTCACCCTCCGCCCGCCGGTCCGCAGCGGCCCGGCGGCCCCGACGCGCACGGCGTCGGGCTCGATGGCGGTCCAGGGCGCGAAGGCCCGCGTCGCGCGCGCCAGCCGGATCTACGTCGAGGGCCGGCACGACGCCGAGCTCGTCGAGAAGGTCTGGGGCGAGGACCTGCGGCTCGAAGGTGTGGTGGTGGAGTACCTCGGCGGCGTCGACGACCTGGGCTCGCACCTCAAGGACTTCGGCCCGGGCCCTGGCCGGAAGGTCGGCGTGCTGGTCGACCACCTGGTGGCGGGGTCGAAGGAGAGCCGCATCGCGGACGCCGTACGCCGCGGGCCGAACGGCGCGCACGTGCTGATCGTCGGCCACCCCTACGTCGACGTCTGGCAGGCGGTGAAGCCGCAGCGCCTCGGTCTCGAGACGTGGCCCGCCGTGCCGCGGACGATGGAGTGGAAGCACGGCATCTGCACCCACCTCGGCTGGCCGCACCGCACGCAGGCCGACGTCGCCCAGGCCTGGAAGCGCATCCTCGGGACCGTGCGGTCCTACGCCGACCTCGAGCCGGCCCTCCTCGGCCGCGTCGAGGAGCTCATCGACTTCGTCACCACCGACTGA
- the hemW gene encoding radical SAM family heme chaperone HemW produces MPSVPPEGEPAPSDGSLPAPALDGAAERPLGFYVHVPFCATRCGYCDFNTYTAAELGGAGAPPGASRDSYASAADVETRFAATVLGAAARPVSTVFFGGGTPTLLPPDHLVDMLEQIRSSFGLVDGAEVTTESNPDSVDLADLERLREGGINRISFGMQSSVSHVLQVLDRTHDPERLPRVVEWARQAGFEQVSLDLIYGTPGESLADWAGSLDAALSCRPDHISAYALIVEDGTGLARRVRRGEVATPDDDEMADKYVMADEVLGSAGLGWYELSNWARDEAARCRHNLLYWRGGDWWGVGPGAHSHVGGVRWWNVRHPAAYAERLAAGVSPAQAREVLDDETRRVERILLETRLVDGLAVDVLDDAGRSWLPDLVDNGLVELLASSGGAAPDDRVVLTLKGRMLADAVVRDLVP; encoded by the coding sequence ATGCCGTCGGTCCCCCCTGAAGGCGAGCCGGCCCCGAGCGACGGCTCGCTGCCCGCCCCCGCCCTGGACGGGGCCGCCGAGCGACCGCTCGGGTTCTACGTGCACGTGCCGTTCTGCGCGACCCGGTGCGGCTACTGCGACTTCAACACCTACACGGCGGCCGAGCTCGGCGGGGCGGGCGCGCCTCCCGGGGCGTCGCGCGACTCCTACGCCTCGGCGGCGGACGTCGAGACCCGCTTCGCAGCCACGGTGCTGGGGGCGGCGGCCCGACCGGTCTCCACGGTGTTCTTCGGCGGCGGCACGCCGACGCTGCTGCCGCCGGACCACCTGGTGGACATGCTCGAGCAGATCCGCTCGTCCTTCGGGCTGGTCGACGGGGCCGAGGTGACGACCGAGTCGAACCCCGACAGCGTCGATCTCGCCGACCTCGAGCGGCTGCGCGAGGGCGGGATCAACCGCATCTCCTTCGGGATGCAGTCGAGCGTGTCCCACGTGCTGCAGGTCCTCGACCGCACCCACGACCCGGAGCGGCTGCCGCGGGTGGTCGAGTGGGCGCGGCAGGCCGGGTTCGAGCAGGTGAGCCTCGACCTGATCTACGGCACGCCGGGGGAGTCGCTGGCGGACTGGGCCGGGTCGCTCGACGCCGCTCTTTCTTGTCGACCCGACCACATCTCGGCGTACGCCCTGATCGTGGAGGACGGGACCGGGCTCGCCCGACGGGTGCGACGCGGCGAGGTGGCGACGCCCGACGACGACGAGATGGCCGACAAGTACGTCATGGCCGACGAGGTGCTCGGCTCCGCGGGGCTGGGCTGGTACGAGCTGTCGAACTGGGCGCGCGACGAGGCGGCCCGCTGCCGGCACAACCTGCTCTACTGGCGCGGCGGCGACTGGTGGGGCGTCGGTCCCGGCGCGCACTCCCACGTCGGTGGGGTGCGGTGGTGGAACGTGCGGCACCCCGCGGCGTACGCCGAGCGGCTGGCCGCCGGGGTCAGCCCGGCCCAGGCGCGCGAGGTGCTCGACGACGAGACCCGACGGGTGGAGCGGATCCTGCTCGAGACCCGGCTGGTCGACGGGTTGGCCGTCGACGTGCTCGACGACGCCGGCCGGTCCTGGCTGCCCGACCTCGTGGACAACGGCCTCGTCGAGCTCCTCGCCTCCTCGGGTGGAGCCGCCCCCGACGACCGGGTGGTGCTGACCCTCAAGGGCCGCATGCTCGCCGACGCCGTCGTCCGCGACCTCGTCCCCTGA
- a CDS encoding ECF transporter S component, which produces MSTLRASRRDGPGTRGADPVGRHLLPLGRRSAAVLGLASLAGLLMFAWPLLLVPDPGAAQVAPPFLFLALLPVVVLVVLAELSEGGMDARSMALLGVLTAVNAALRSLSAGVAGVELVFFLLVLAGRVFGPGFGFVLGCTSLFTSALLTSGVGPWLPYQMLCAAWVGLGAGLLPRRVFGRPLLGRREIAVLVVYGILCAYLFGLLMNLSSWPYTLGIAVPGHEGTLSYVPGAPLVENLQRFGIYTLLTSTGGWDTGRAITNTLAILLLGPAVLATLRRAARKVAYAAPVASATDATSGQTPGPGTR; this is translated from the coding sequence GTGAGCACGCTGCGCGCCTCCCGCCGTGACGGCCCCGGCACCCGCGGCGCCGACCCGGTCGGACGCCACCTGCTGCCGCTGGGCCGCCGCTCCGCCGCGGTGCTGGGCCTCGCCTCGCTGGCCGGGCTGCTGATGTTCGCCTGGCCGCTGCTGCTGGTGCCGGACCCCGGGGCCGCCCAGGTGGCCCCGCCGTTCCTGTTCCTGGCCCTGCTGCCGGTGGTCGTCCTCGTGGTGCTCGCCGAGCTGTCCGAGGGCGGGATGGACGCCCGGTCGATGGCCCTGCTCGGCGTGCTCACCGCGGTGAACGCGGCGCTGCGCAGCCTGAGCGCGGGCGTGGCCGGCGTCGAGCTCGTCTTCTTCCTGCTGGTGCTGGCCGGGCGCGTGTTCGGGCCCGGGTTCGGCTTCGTGCTCGGGTGCACCTCGCTGTTCACCTCGGCGCTGCTGACCTCCGGCGTCGGCCCGTGGCTGCCCTACCAGATGCTGTGCGCGGCCTGGGTCGGGCTGGGCGCCGGGCTGCTGCCGCGCCGGGTGTTCGGGCGGCCGCTGCTGGGGCGCCGCGAGATCGCGGTGCTCGTGGTCTACGGCATCCTGTGCGCCTATCTCTTCGGCCTGCTGATGAACCTCTCGTCGTGGCCCTACACGCTCGGCATCGCGGTCCCCGGCCACGAGGGCACGCTGTCCTACGTGCCGGGCGCGCCGCTGGTCGAGAACCTCCAGCGCTTCGGGATCTACACGCTGCTGACCTCCACCGGCGGCTGGGACACCGGCCGCGCGATCACCAACACCCTGGCGATCCTCCTGCTCGGCCCGGCGGTCCTCGCCACCCTGCGGCGCGCCGCCCGCAAGGTCGCGTACGCCGCTCCCGTCGCGTCCGCGACGGACGCGACCTCGGGGCAGACGCCGGGACCCGGCACGCGCTGA
- a CDS encoding TM2 domain-containing protein yields the protein MTSTPPDRPEDEGDGPPPPPAWGQQPPTPSDSPVPPPAPGYGQPGDSASGHPQSGSGDSAYGDQGYGQQGYPQSGYGQPGYDQGYGQQGYPQSGYGQPGYDQGYGQQGYAQQGYGQGYGQPGYGQPAYGQGYGQQYGQAPSPYGPQPGAPYGVDPKTGRPFSEKQKLVAGLLQVLLPLGIGRMYMGDVGVGVAQLVVTLVTCGIGALWPFIDGILILVGDPVDSDGRPLRS from the coding sequence ATGACCTCCACCCCTCCCGACCGTCCCGAGGACGAGGGCGACGGCCCGCCGCCCCCTCCCGCCTGGGGACAGCAGCCCCCGACGCCGTCGGACTCCCCGGTCCCGCCGCCGGCGCCCGGCTACGGCCAGCCCGGTGACAGCGCGTCGGGCCACCCCCAGTCGGGCTCCGGCGACTCGGCCTACGGCGACCAGGGCTACGGCCAGCAGGGCTACCCCCAGTCCGGCTACGGGCAGCCGGGGTACGACCAGGGCTACGGCCAGCAGGGCTACCCCCAGTCCGGCTACGGGCAGCCGGGGTACGACCAGGGCTACGGGCAGCAGGGCTATGCGCAGCAGGGCTACGGCCAGGGCTACGGGCAGCCGGGCTACGGACAGCCCGCCTACGGACAGGGCTACGGCCAGCAGTACGGACAGGCCCCCAGCCCCTACGGACCGCAGCCGGGCGCGCCGTACGGCGTCGACCCGAAGACGGGGCGACCGTTCTCGGAGAAGCAGAAGCTCGTCGCCGGGCTGCTCCAGGTCCTGCTGCCGCTCGGCATCGGGCGCATGTACATGGGCGACGTGGGGGTCGGGGTGGCGCAGCTCGTCGTCACGCTCGTGACCTGCGGCATCGGCGCACTGTGGCCCTTCATCGACGGCATCCTCATCCTCGTCGGCGACCCGGTCGACTCCGACGGGCGGCCGCTGCGGTCCTGA
- a CDS encoding MBL fold metallo-hydrolase: MASPQRYVRQLTEIADRVWVVHHEWMELNVTVVAGERGLAVIDTLGSGAAAAGLVEDLRSLPYAERGLVAAVNTHEHWDHVLGNATLRGTWPDTALHAHEEAAARTQEAAERVKGYFRDDPDDPYGPDVLETDVLSAETVFSSVGVVDLGDRVLELMHPGRGHTGGDLVVRIGDVDLVVFGDLVEEAGPPAYGADSFPLEWAATLDTAIGLTTESTTVVPGHGAVVPRSFVTDQRGDITAVAENIRAAAAQGLSVEETLRDAEWPFPAEGLEHAVRRGFAQLPAPVTPGSARQLPLA; this comes from the coding sequence ATGGCCTCCCCCCAGCGCTACGTCCGGCAGCTGACCGAGATCGCCGACCGTGTCTGGGTGGTCCACCACGAGTGGATGGAGCTCAACGTCACGGTCGTCGCCGGCGAGCGCGGCCTGGCGGTCATCGACACGCTGGGCTCCGGGGCCGCGGCCGCCGGGCTCGTCGAGGACCTCCGGTCGCTGCCGTACGCCGAGCGCGGGCTGGTCGCGGCGGTCAACACCCACGAGCACTGGGACCACGTCCTGGGCAACGCGACGCTGCGCGGGACGTGGCCGGACACCGCCCTGCACGCCCACGAGGAGGCGGCGGCCCGGACCCAGGAGGCGGCCGAGCGGGTCAAGGGCTACTTCCGCGACGACCCGGACGACCCCTACGGCCCGGACGTGCTGGAGACCGACGTCCTGTCGGCAGAGACCGTGTTCAGCTCGGTCGGGGTCGTCGACCTCGGCGACCGGGTCCTGGAGCTGATGCACCCCGGGCGCGGCCACACCGGCGGCGACCTGGTCGTGCGCATCGGCGACGTCGACCTCGTCGTCTTCGGTGACCTGGTCGAGGAGGCCGGCCCGCCGGCGTACGGGGCGGACTCGTTCCCCCTCGAGTGGGCCGCGACCCTGGACACCGCCATCGGCCTGACGACGGAGTCGACCACGGTCGTGCCCGGTCACGGGGCGGTGGTGCCGCGCTCGTTCGTCACCGACCAGCGCGGCGACATCACGGCGGTGGCGGAGAACATCCGCGCCGCGGCCGCCCAGGGGCTGAGCGTCGAGGAGACGCTGCGCGACGCTGAGTGGCCGTTCCCCGCCGAGGGGCTCGAGCACGCCGTACGCCGCGGCTTCGCGCAGCTGCCTGCCCCCGTCACCCCCGGCTCGGCGCGCCAGCTCCCGCTGGCCTGA
- a CDS encoding aminoglycoside phosphotransferase family protein has product MVHLPAGVRGMAGRGETWAAWVRGLPRLADDLLGEWDLRQDGLAQHGYTALVLPVRDRQEQPTVLKIAFPDDESAYEHLALRTWQGHGAVRLVRADPRRRALLLERLEDRTLDTVDAIEACEVVAGLYGRLHVPAPPQLDLLSARAARWATRLRALPRGAPVPHRLVEQAASLAEDLALDPATDGRLVHFDLHFRNVLAAGRGPWLAIDPKPLSGDPHAEVAPMLWNRWDEVVASGDVREAVRDRFFTLVDHAELDEDRARAWVVLREMVMAVEELTADDAGRRSESAAAAAAVTTAVTIAVTIAKAVQD; this is encoded by the coding sequence ATGGTCCACCTGCCCGCCGGGGTGCGCGGCATGGCCGGCCGCGGCGAGACCTGGGCCGCCTGGGTCCGCGGGCTGCCCCGGCTGGCGGACGACCTGCTGGGGGAGTGGGACCTGCGCCAGGACGGCCTGGCCCAGCACGGCTACACGGCGCTCGTGCTCCCGGTCCGGGACCGCCAGGAGCAGCCGACCGTGCTCAAGATCGCCTTCCCCGACGACGAGTCGGCGTACGAGCACCTGGCGCTGCGGACCTGGCAGGGCCACGGTGCCGTGCGTCTGGTCCGGGCCGACCCGCGGCGGCGGGCGCTGCTGCTGGAGCGGCTGGAGGACCGCACGCTCGACACCGTCGACGCGATCGAGGCCTGCGAGGTCGTGGCCGGGCTCTACGGCCGGCTGCACGTGCCGGCCCCGCCCCAGCTTGACCTGCTGTCGGCCCGGGCGGCGCGCTGGGCCACCCGGCTGCGGGCCCTGCCGCGCGGCGCGCCGGTGCCGCACCGGCTCGTCGAGCAGGCCGCCTCCCTGGCCGAGGACCTGGCGCTCGACCCCGCCACCGACGGGCGGCTGGTCCACTTCGACCTGCACTTCCGCAACGTCCTGGCCGCCGGGCGCGGACCGTGGCTGGCGATCGACCCCAAGCCGCTGAGCGGTGACCCGCACGCGGAGGTCGCCCCGATGCTGTGGAACCGCTGGGACGAGGTGGTCGCGAGCGGCGACGTGCGCGAGGCCGTCCGAGACCGGTTCTTCACCCTCGTCGACCACGCCGAGCTCGACGAGGACCGGGCACGCGCCTGGGTCGTGCTGCGGGAGATGGTGATGGCCGTCGAGGAGCTCACCGCCGACGACGCGGGGCGCCGGTCCGAGAGCGCCGCCGCGGCGGCCGCGGTCACCACCGCAGTCACCATCGCGGTCACCATCGCGAAGGCCGTGCAGGACTGA
- a CDS encoding MOSC domain-containing protein → MSFPRLASVNVGTARTLEHKPLLVSAIDKLPARGTVEVDGSSLVGDEVADTRQHGGTYQAVHAYASEDLAWWTQELGRHVRPGLFGENLTTLDLDLNACIVGEQWLVGTARFQVSSVRTPGPTFARWMGLQGFDNDRWTERFTRHGRAGVHLTVLERGWVQEGDMVTVVDQPSHGLTAGTMFRALTTEPALLPLLLEVDGLPLHVYERAEQGLTRR, encoded by the coding sequence ATGAGCTTCCCGCGCCTCGCGTCGGTCAACGTCGGGACCGCGCGCACCCTCGAGCACAAGCCGCTGCTGGTCTCGGCCATCGACAAGCTGCCCGCACGCGGGACCGTCGAGGTCGACGGGTCGTCCCTGGTCGGTGACGAGGTCGCCGACACCCGGCAGCACGGGGGCACCTACCAGGCGGTCCACGCCTACGCCTCCGAGGACCTGGCCTGGTGGACCCAGGAGCTCGGGCGCCACGTCCGTCCCGGGCTGTTCGGCGAGAACCTCACCACCCTCGACCTGGACCTCAACGCGTGCATCGTGGGCGAGCAGTGGCTCGTGGGCACCGCACGCTTCCAGGTGTCCTCGGTCCGCACGCCGGGCCCCACCTTCGCCCGCTGGATGGGGCTGCAGGGCTTCGACAACGACCGCTGGACCGAGCGGTTCACCCGCCACGGGCGGGCCGGCGTCCACCTCACCGTCCTGGAGCGGGGATGGGTGCAGGAAGGCGACATGGTCACGGTCGTCGACCAGCCGAGCCACGGCCTGACCGCCGGCACGATGTTCCGCGCACTGACCACCGAGCCGGCCCTGCTGCCGCTGCTGCTGGAGGTCGACGGCCTGCCGCTGCACGTCTACGAGCGGGCCGAGCAGGGGCTGACCCGGCGCTGA
- a CDS encoding prolyl oligopeptidase family serine peptidase, translating to MRTRLGVVSALTAVGLLSACTSDTTEAAPSGGSTSSSPSDPPSASASPRPSETPSRSPGGTSDRSDTSPTPSRTPLPRPVSVEALDAAEHRGDRLTLGAVRERTAAYTSYDVAYRSITIDARGEKEIYRITGVLNVPTGRGPFPAVVLAHGYIDPAIYVRGQGMTRERGYLASRGYVALHVDYRNHAESDDAPDGENDLRLGYAADVVNAVKALQASRDVPVADDRIGLFGRSMGGGVVQKALIAEPGLAGAASAWASVSSLEGENYDQFQRDDPEDAGLRDVIERRYGLPEDNPDFWSAASSRPYLDRITEPVLLVHGRYDDTCPPRWASATQKAMTRAGVDSQLEWYDDGHAFGPAFFAAMDRTVRFFDTRLDA from the coding sequence GTGCGCACCCGACTCGGAGTCGTCTCCGCCCTGACGGCGGTCGGCCTGCTCAGCGCCTGCACCAGCGACACCACGGAGGCCGCCCCCAGCGGGGGCAGCACGTCGAGCAGCCCCTCGGACCCGCCGAGCGCGTCGGCGAGCCCCCGCCCGTCGGAGACCCCGAGCCGGTCCCCCGGCGGCACCTCCGACCGGTCGGACACGAGCCCGACCCCCTCACGCACGCCGCTCCCGCGCCCGGTGTCGGTCGAGGCCCTCGACGCCGCCGAGCACCGCGGCGACCGGTTGACCCTCGGCGCGGTCCGCGAGCGCACGGCGGCCTACACGTCGTACGACGTCGCGTATCGCAGCATCACGATCGACGCGCGTGGCGAGAAGGAGATCTACCGCATCACCGGCGTCCTCAACGTCCCGACCGGGAGGGGACCGTTCCCCGCGGTCGTGCTCGCCCACGGCTACATCGACCCGGCGATCTACGTGCGCGGCCAGGGCATGACGCGTGAGCGCGGCTACCTCGCCTCGCGCGGCTACGTCGCCCTGCACGTCGACTACCGCAACCACGCGGAGTCCGACGACGCGCCCGACGGGGAGAACGACCTGCGGCTGGGGTACGCCGCCGACGTCGTCAACGCGGTCAAGGCCCTGCAGGCGAGCCGCGACGTCCCGGTGGCCGACGACCGCATCGGTCTCTTCGGCCGCTCCATGGGCGGTGGGGTCGTGCAGAAGGCGCTCATCGCCGAGCCCGGTCTCGCTGGCGCCGCGTCCGCCTGGGCCTCGGTCTCGTCGCTGGAGGGCGAGAACTACGACCAGTTCCAGCGCGACGATCCCGAGGACGCCGGGCTGCGTGACGTCATCGAGCGCCGCTACGGGCTGCCCGAGGACAACCCCGACTTCTGGTCCGCGGCGTCGTCGCGGCCCTACCTCGACCGCATCACCGAACCGGTGCTCCTCGTGCACGGACGGTACGACGACACCTGTCCCCCGCGCTGGGCGTCGGCAACACAGAAGGCGATGACACGGGCCGGCGTCGACTCGCAGCTGGAGTGGTACGACGACGGGCACGCCTTCGGGCCGGCGTTCTTCGCCGCGATGGATCGCACCGTGCGGTTCTTCGACACCCGCCTCGACGCCTGA
- a CDS encoding TIGR03086 family metal-binding protein — MDVFTLYHRSVETWADRVNAVRPEQWDLPTPCREWSVRDLTNHVTGEDRWTVPLMRGSTPDEVGGRLDGDLLGDDPIEASLTAAADATTVVRETVASDKPVHLSYGDEGRGEYLHQLAADHLVHGWDLAVATGSDPRLDPALVHEVASWFAAREEMYRSAGVVGAPAVGAVAAGDAQAELLARFGRDPAWGPNHAALFRLSEAFGRGDVDAIMATLTDDCVFESTSPPDGEVVVGADAIRAVWTDLFAGAGARFEEEELVVAGDRGVLAWRYSWTGEDGPGHVRGVDVLRFRDGRVCEKRSYVKG; from the coding sequence GTGGACGTGTTCACCCTCTACCACCGCAGCGTCGAGACCTGGGCCGACCGGGTCAACGCCGTACGTCCCGAGCAGTGGGACCTGCCCACGCCGTGCCGCGAGTGGTCGGTGCGCGACCTGACCAACCACGTCACGGGCGAGGACCGCTGGACCGTGCCGTTGATGCGAGGGAGCACCCCCGACGAGGTGGGCGGTCGGCTCGACGGCGACCTGCTGGGCGACGACCCGATCGAGGCCTCCCTGACCGCGGCGGCCGACGCGACCACGGTGGTCCGCGAGACCGTGGCCTCGGACAAGCCGGTGCACCTGTCGTACGGCGACGAGGGTCGGGGGGAGTACCTGCACCAGCTCGCGGCCGACCACCTGGTCCACGGCTGGGACCTGGCGGTGGCGACCGGGAGCGACCCGCGCCTGGACCCGGCGCTGGTCCACGAGGTCGCGTCGTGGTTCGCCGCGCGGGAGGAGATGTACCGCAGCGCCGGCGTCGTGGGTGCCCCGGCGGTGGGAGCGGTCGCGGCCGGCGACGCGCAGGCCGAGCTCCTCGCGCGGTTCGGCCGGGACCCCGCCTGGGGGCCGAACCACGCCGCCCTGTTCCGGCTGTCCGAGGCGTTCGGGCGCGGCGACGTCGACGCGATCATGGCCACGCTCACCGACGACTGCGTCTTCGAGTCGACCTCGCCCCCCGACGGTGAGGTCGTCGTGGGCGCCGACGCCATCCGCGCGGTGTGGACGGACCTGTTCGCCGGCGCGGGTGCGCGGTTCGAGGAGGAGGAGCTCGTCGTCGCGGGCGACCGCGGGGTGCTCGCCTGGCGCTACTCCTGGACCGGTGAGGACGGCCCCGGGCACGTGCGCGGCGTCGACGTGCTGCGGTTCCGCGACGGTCGGGTCTGCGAGAAGCGGTCGTACGTCAAGGGCTGA
- a CDS encoding long-chain fatty acid--CoA ligase, which translates to MSPIVKDASVVEDRPMTVGEQFMDRVAAGGDREAFRFPDGDDWASISWKEVGAKVTRLAAGLVKLGIEPQQRVGIASGTRVEWIYADLAIMCAGAATTTVYPSTMTDDVAYILSDSECHIVFAEDDAQIAKLREKKSELPHVHKVVTFEGTADGDWVIGLADLEKLGEDLLNENGSAVQERIDGTEGDSLATLIYTSGTTGRPKGVRLRHKSWTYEGAAIQAQNILSEDDLQYLWLPMAHSFGKVLLSTQLAIGFATAVDGRVEKIIENLAVVKPTFMGAAPRIFEKAHGRIMTMQAQEGGLKEKIFNAAFAVGKQVESRKAQGKGIPPHLKVLHGLFDKLVFSKIRERFGGRVRFFISGAAALNREVAEWFHVAGILILEGYGMTETSAGSVVNHPDSYKFGTVGIPMPGTEIKIAEDGEICIKGPGVMEGYHNMPEATDETLVDGWVHTGDIGEFDGEHLKITDRKKDLFKTSGGKYIAPSAIESQFKAISPLASQFLVHGNERNYCVALIALDPDALADWGNHAGKGEKSYAELVKDPDLEKVIGEQVEELNKRLNRWESIKKWVILDHDLTVESGELTPSMKVKRKVVEQNNKEQIEKLYA; encoded by the coding sequence GTGTCCCCAATCGTCAAGGATGCAAGCGTCGTCGAGGACCGTCCGATGACGGTCGGCGAGCAGTTCATGGACCGTGTGGCCGCGGGAGGGGACCGTGAGGCCTTCCGTTTCCCCGACGGTGACGACTGGGCGTCGATCTCCTGGAAGGAGGTCGGGGCGAAGGTCACCCGCCTCGCCGCCGGGCTGGTCAAGCTCGGCATCGAGCCGCAGCAGCGCGTCGGCATCGCCTCGGGCACGCGCGTCGAGTGGATCTACGCCGACCTCGCCATCATGTGCGCCGGCGCGGCCACGACCACGGTCTACCCGTCCACGATGACCGACGACGTGGCCTACATCCTCTCGGACTCCGAGTGCCACATCGTCTTCGCCGAGGACGACGCCCAGATCGCCAAGCTGCGCGAGAAGAAGTCCGAGCTGCCGCACGTCCACAAGGTCGTCACCTTCGAGGGCACGGCGGACGGCGACTGGGTCATCGGCCTCGCCGACCTCGAGAAGCTCGGCGAGGACCTGCTCAACGAGAACGGCTCCGCGGTGCAGGAGCGCATCGACGGCACCGAGGGCGACTCGCTGGCCACCCTCATCTACACCTCCGGCACCACCGGCCGCCCCAAGGGCGTGCGGCTGCGGCACAAGTCGTGGACCTACGAGGGCGCGGCGATCCAGGCGCAGAACATCCTCTCCGAGGACGACCTGCAGTATCTCTGGCTGCCGATGGCGCACTCCTTCGGCAAGGTGCTGCTGAGCACCCAGCTGGCGATCGGCTTCGCCACGGCGGTCGACGGCCGGGTCGAGAAGATCATCGAGAACCTCGCTGTCGTGAAGCCGACCTTCATGGGCGCCGCCCCGCGCATCTTCGAGAAGGCGCACGGTCGCATCATGACGATGCAGGCGCAGGAGGGCGGGCTGAAGGAGAAGATCTTCAACGCCGCCTTCGCCGTCGGCAAGCAGGTCGAGAGCCGCAAGGCGCAGGGCAAGGGCATCCCGCCGCACCTGAAGGTGCTGCACGGGCTCTTCGACAAGTTGGTCTTCAGCAAGATCCGCGAGCGCTTCGGAGGGCGGGTCCGCTTCTTCATCTCCGGCGCCGCCGCGCTGAACCGCGAGGTGGCGGAGTGGTTCCACGTCGCCGGCATCCTCATCCTCGAGGGCTACGGCATGACGGAGACCTCCGCCGGCTCGGTGGTCAACCACCCCGACTCCTACAAGTTCGGCACCGTGGGCATCCCGATGCCCGGCACCGAGATCAAGATCGCCGAGGACGGCGAGATCTGCATCAAGGGCCCGGGCGTCATGGAGGGCTACCACAACATGCCCGAGGCGACCGACGAGACGCTGGTCGACGGCTGGGTCCACACCGGTGACATCGGTGAGTTCGACGGCGAGCACCTCAAGATCACCGACCGCAAGAAGGACCTCTTCAAGACCTCCGGCGGCAAGTACATCGCGCCGTCGGCGATCGAGTCGCAGTTCAAGGCGATCTCCCCGCTGGCCAGCCAGTTCCTCGTGCACGGCAACGAGCGCAACTACTGCGTCGCGCTGATCGCGCTCGACCCCGATGCTCTGGCCGACTGGGGCAACCACGCCGGCAAGGGGGAAAAGTCCTACGCCGAGCTGGTGAAGGACCCCGACCTCGAGAAGGTCATCGGCGAGCAGGTCGAGGAGCTCAACAAGCGCCTCAACCGCTGGGAGTCGATCAAGAAGTGGGTCATCCTCGACCACGACCTGACCGTCGAGTCCGGCGAGCTGACCCCCTCGATGAAGGTCAAGCGCAAGGTCGTGGAGCAGAACAACAAGGAGCAGATCGAGAAGCTCTACGCCTGA